A single window of Ferrimonas balearica DSM 9799 DNA harbors:
- a CDS encoding succinylglutamate desuccinylase/aspartoacylase family protein: MPFQSAPIIDRLQLDSLPAGRHTFRFEALANGIGQSWLVPVLVYRGSEPGPRVMVTAGVHGDELNGVLTAQQLGRELDYRSLRGTVVLVPGLNPSGMLARHRDFMPTDPDSSSFNFNRLFPGREQGNSAERYLHRLWHGLLKGNADYAIDLHTQTRGARYPLFAFADYRIPAALAMARAVGPDCLQDDPGEPGVLETVWNQHDVPCITLEVGGGSIAERHTVQRAVAGLHRVLHQLGLTEARPTPEGCEPVSVPAEGRATTTIRAELGGLALPQVALGQAVALGQLVAIQYDAFGAEARHYHAPIAGWVLSINDDPMREPGTLLVRLLHN, from the coding sequence ATGCCTTTTCAATCTGCCCCCATTATCGACCGACTGCAGCTGGACAGCCTGCCTGCGGGCCGTCATACCTTCCGTTTTGAGGCGCTGGCCAATGGCATCGGGCAAAGCTGGCTGGTGCCGGTTCTGGTTTACCGGGGCAGTGAGCCGGGCCCCAGAGTGATGGTCACCGCCGGGGTGCATGGCGATGAACTCAATGGTGTGTTGACCGCCCAGCAACTGGGGCGGGAGCTGGATTACCGCAGCCTGCGCGGCACCGTGGTGCTGGTGCCCGGGCTCAACCCCTCCGGGATGCTGGCGCGCCACCGTGACTTTATGCCGACCGACCCGGACAGCTCCAGCTTCAACTTCAACCGCCTGTTTCCCGGCCGCGAGCAGGGCAACAGCGCCGAGCGATACCTGCACCGGTTGTGGCATGGCTTGCTCAAAGGCAACGCTGACTACGCCATCGACCTGCACACCCAGACCCGTGGCGCCCGCTACCCGCTGTTTGCTTTCGCCGATTACCGCATCCCGGCGGCGCTGGCGATGGCTCGGGCGGTGGGACCGGATTGCCTGCAGGATGACCCGGGCGAACCCGGCGTATTGGAAACCGTCTGGAATCAGCATGATGTGCCCTGCATCACCCTCGAGGTGGGCGGCGGCAGTATCGCCGAGCGCCACACCGTGCAGCGTGCGGTGGCGGGCCTGCACCGGGTGCTGCATCAGCTGGGGCTGACCGAAGCACGACCCACCCCCGAAGGGTGCGAGCCGGTCTCGGTGCCGGCAGAGGGCCGGGCCACCACTACCATCCGGGCGGAGCTGGGGGGACTGGCTCTGCCTCAGGTGGCACTGGGGCAGGCGGTGGCATTGGGGCAGCTGGTGGCGATTCAGTACGACGCTTTCGGCGCCGAAGCCCGCCACTATCACGCGCCGATTGCCGGTTGGGTGCTCAGCATCAACGATGATCCAATGCGCGAACCCGGCACTCTGCTGGTACGTTTGCTGCACAATTGA
- the mrcB gene encoding penicillin-binding protein 1B, with amino-acid sequence MAKTPNNNAPGAETKRKRAPSTSKAKAKTGTRAKAKPKPKPAAQRSWWRRAALMMGKLALVGLAVVALYGLYLDTQIARKFEGQRWYLPAQVFARPMSLYPGAPVTHMQLKQELALLGYRNTGTAASEGEFAVAVGRIEIYRRAFDGPNGYESPMRVMVHFSENRVTRLVRSSDSRDLGFLQLEPLLLDRIITGNTEDRLFVPREGIPESLVSALLRTEDNQFYQHHGLSFTGIARAALANLKAGRTVQGGSTLTQQLAKNFFLTRDRTLVRKANEALMALIIDARYSKDEILEAYLNEVYMGQDGKIAIHGVGLAAWHYFGTPLDELNLAQQALLVAMIKGPSYYNPWRYPERAMQRRDLVLKLMIEEGLISPRQYSTYTQMDLALRDPNWRQRHKLPAFRTMMQRELAQRFGDNILNQSGLKVYTTLDPLAQRAAEKAVEQGMAQMVRDRKDDKLQAAMVVVDRYNGGVLALVGDRDPSYLGFNRALDARRPVGSLLKPFVYETALEAPQQFSLATPLKDEPISLKSGGGQVWSPQNVDKKFRGQASLLDSLVYSYNVPTVNLGMAIGLEPVISTLRKSGWPDRITPNPALLLGALDASPLQVAQLYQTLADSGRYRPVYAIGHVLNKEGERLVEQKSTSEQVLSPQATWLTNYAMTQVVERGTARRLKQQFPHTTLAGKTGTTTAGRDAWYAGFDDRDVVVTWVGRDDNSDAGLYGSSAALPLYQRYLDEREPLSLVLTRPGNIVNGHFQTASGVPVASDCIDAVALPADAASWPDPRGCQGGERAKNWLERIFSF; translated from the coding sequence ATGGCAAAGACTCCGAACAACAACGCGCCGGGCGCGGAAACCAAGCGCAAACGCGCGCCCTCAACCAGCAAAGCGAAGGCCAAAACCGGCACCCGGGCAAAGGCCAAGCCGAAACCCAAACCGGCCGCGCAGCGCTCATGGTGGCGGCGTGCCGCGCTGATGATGGGCAAGCTGGCGCTGGTCGGCCTGGCCGTTGTTGCCCTGTATGGCCTCTACCTGGATACCCAGATTGCCCGCAAGTTTGAGGGCCAGCGCTGGTATCTGCCGGCGCAGGTGTTTGCCCGTCCCATGAGTCTCTATCCCGGTGCGCCGGTTACCCACATGCAGCTCAAGCAGGAGCTGGCACTGCTGGGCTACCGCAATACCGGCACCGCGGCCTCTGAGGGCGAATTTGCCGTGGCGGTGGGGCGCATCGAGATCTACCGTCGTGCCTTCGATGGCCCTAACGGCTATGAGTCGCCGATGCGGGTGATGGTCCACTTCAGTGAGAACCGGGTAACCCGACTGGTGCGCTCCAGTGACAGCCGTGACCTCGGCTTCCTGCAGCTCGAACCCCTGCTGCTGGATCGCATCATCACCGGCAACACCGAAGACCGTCTGTTTGTCCCCCGTGAGGGGATCCCGGAGTCGCTGGTGTCGGCGCTGCTGCGCACCGAGGACAACCAGTTCTACCAGCACCACGGCCTCTCCTTTACCGGCATTGCCCGGGCGGCGCTGGCCAACCTTAAGGCGGGCCGCACCGTGCAGGGGGGCAGTACCCTGACCCAGCAGCTGGCCAAAAACTTCTTCCTGACCCGTGATCGCACCCTGGTGCGCAAGGCCAACGAAGCGTTGATGGCGCTGATCATCGACGCCCGTTACAGCAAGGATGAGATCCTCGAGGCCTACCTGAACGAGGTCTACATGGGCCAGGATGGCAAGATCGCCATCCATGGTGTGGGGCTGGCGGCCTGGCACTACTTCGGCACGCCGCTGGATGAGCTGAACCTGGCCCAGCAGGCGCTGCTGGTGGCGATGATCAAGGGGCCCAGCTACTACAACCCCTGGCGCTACCCGGAACGCGCCATGCAGCGTCGTGATCTGGTGCTCAAGCTGATGATCGAAGAGGGGCTGATCTCGCCGCGTCAGTACAGCACCTACACCCAGATGGATCTGGCCCTGCGCGACCCCAACTGGCGCCAGCGCCATAAACTGCCCGCGTTCCGCACCATGATGCAGCGTGAGCTGGCCCAGCGCTTTGGCGACAACATCCTGAATCAGTCCGGCCTGAAGGTGTACACCACCCTCGATCCGCTGGCCCAGCGTGCCGCCGAGAAAGCGGTGGAGCAGGGGATGGCGCAGATGGTACGGGACCGCAAAGACGACAAGCTGCAGGCCGCCATGGTGGTGGTTGACCGCTATAACGGCGGGGTGCTGGCACTGGTGGGCGACCGTGACCCCAGCTACCTCGGCTTCAACCGGGCACTGGATGCCCGCCGTCCGGTGGGCTCGCTGCTGAAACCCTTTGTCTACGAAACCGCGCTGGAAGCCCCGCAGCAGTTCAGCCTGGCGACGCCGCTGAAGGATGAGCCGATCAGCCTGAAAAGTGGCGGTGGCCAGGTGTGGTCGCCCCAGAACGTGGATAAGAAGTTCCGCGGCCAGGCCAGCCTGCTGGACAGCCTGGTGTACTCCTACAACGTGCCTACGGTGAACCTGGGGATGGCCATCGGCCTTGAGCCGGTGATCAGCACCCTGCGCAAATCCGGTTGGCCCGATCGCATCACCCCCAACCCGGCCCTGTTGCTGGGGGCGCTGGACGCCAGCCCGTTACAGGTGGCCCAGCTCTACCAGACCCTCGCCGACAGTGGTCGCTACCGCCCGGTCTATGCCATTGGCCATGTGCTGAACAAAGAGGGCGAGCGACTGGTGGAACAGAAGAGCACCTCAGAGCAGGTGTTGTCGCCCCAGGCCACCTGGCTCACCAACTACGCCATGACTCAGGTGGTGGAGCGCGGTACGGCACGACGCCTGAAGCAGCAGTTCCCCCACACCACCCTGGCGGGCAAAACCGGCACCACTACCGCCGGTCGTGATGCCTGGTATGCCGGCTTTGATGACCGTGACGTGGTGGTGACCTGGGTCGGCCGCGACGACAACTCCGATGCCGGGCTCTATGGCAGCTCCGCTGCGCTGCCGCTGTACCAGCGTTACCTGGATGAGCGGGAGCCGCTGTCGCTGGTGCTGACCCGTCCGGGGAACATTGTGAATGGCCATTTCCAGACCGCCTCCGGCGTGCCGGTGGCATCGGACTGCATCGATGCGGTAGCGCTGCCGGCGGACGCCGCCAGCTGGCCTGACCCCCGTGGTTGCCAGGGGGGTGAACGGGCTAAAAACTGGCTGGAGCGGATTTTTAGTTTCTAA
- the hrpB gene encoding ATP-dependent helicase HrpB translates to MSTLPIQDLFPSIRQNLARHNQLILRAPTGAGKSTALPLAMLDWPEVEGKILLLEPRRLAARMIARYLARCLGEKVGQRVGLRVRGETQVSAETRLEVVTEGVLTRLIQSDPELTGVGLILFDEVHERHLATDLALALALEVQGGLRDDLKVMLMSATLQGQPLAQLLPEAPLLESEGRSFPVSVEYAPVATGQPWLPSLVAQVKRQLASQDGNLLVFLPGMGEIRSAAEQLQGQVADNVDICPLYGQLSGAEQDRAVAVPEAGRRKVVLATNLAESSLTIDGITVVVDAGYQRRASLNLRTGQTRLELVRISQSSAEQRAGRAGRLAPGHCVRLWSETQQQGLAEAELPEIQRADLLSLVLELAAWGTTDVNELAWLSPPPDSAVQRARALLQRLELVAADGRITALGQRVHRLGADPRLGHMLVKAAAWETDSKEPGLLRLACDLAALLEEGDPLRGRQVGADLGRRLDAARSGRYRQMADKWWRQLGQGHASKPAHHSEAGWLLALAYPDRIAQGRGGSGHRFLLSGGAGATLEESDPLCAEPYLVVASLNERAGQGDARIHLAAALNLDALKAVQPGLFETVRHAGLDSASGALKAERQTRIGALVVGRERLSDLTEADYRLALLDHLRRKGLEALPWSDRARTLQARVALAAQTLTTESWPDLSDSALLAGLEQWLGPYLSGLTKTGQLKQLDLYQILLDQVPWQAQSLLNSELPERLTVPTGSALALHYHSGGVKLAVRVQEMYGQSDTPRLARGALPVTLELLSPAQRPIQITQDLAGFWAGAWSEVKKEMKGRYPKHLWPDDPANTAPTRKTKRHLT, encoded by the coding sequence TTGTCGACATTGCCGATCCAGGATCTGTTCCCCAGCATCCGCCAAAACCTCGCCCGACACAATCAGTTGATTCTTCGTGCCCCGACGGGTGCGGGGAAATCCACCGCTTTGCCGTTGGCCATGCTCGACTGGCCCGAGGTCGAGGGCAAAATCCTGCTGTTGGAACCCCGTCGTCTGGCGGCCCGGATGATCGCCCGCTACCTGGCTCGCTGCCTGGGTGAAAAGGTCGGGCAGCGGGTCGGCTTGCGGGTGCGCGGTGAGACTCAGGTCAGTGCAGAGACCCGGCTGGAAGTGGTGACCGAAGGGGTGCTGACCCGGCTGATCCAGTCTGATCCGGAGCTGACCGGCGTCGGCCTGATTCTGTTTGATGAGGTGCATGAACGCCATCTGGCCACGGATCTCGCCCTGGCGCTGGCACTGGAAGTGCAGGGCGGCCTGCGGGATGATCTCAAAGTGATGCTGATGTCGGCCACCCTGCAGGGCCAGCCGCTGGCCCAGCTGTTGCCCGAGGCGCCGCTGCTGGAGAGCGAAGGGCGCAGCTTTCCGGTGTCGGTGGAGTACGCCCCGGTGGCCACCGGCCAGCCCTGGTTACCGTCCCTGGTGGCACAGGTAAAACGCCAGTTGGCCAGCCAGGATGGCAACCTGCTGGTGTTCCTGCCCGGTATGGGGGAGATCCGTTCCGCCGCCGAGCAGTTGCAGGGCCAGGTCGCGGACAATGTCGATATCTGTCCGCTCTACGGCCAGCTGTCCGGCGCCGAGCAGGACCGCGCCGTGGCCGTGCCGGAGGCGGGGCGCCGCAAAGTGGTGCTGGCCACCAATCTGGCGGAATCCAGTTTGACCATCGACGGCATCACCGTGGTGGTGGACGCCGGTTACCAGCGCCGCGCCAGCCTGAACCTGCGCACCGGCCAGACCCGTTTGGAGCTGGTACGCATCAGCCAGTCCTCCGCCGAGCAACGTGCTGGCCGGGCCGGGCGTTTGGCGCCGGGCCACTGTGTGCGGCTGTGGAGCGAAACCCAGCAGCAGGGGCTGGCGGAGGCGGAACTGCCGGAGATCCAGCGGGCCGATCTGCTTAGTCTGGTGCTGGAGCTGGCGGCCTGGGGCACCACCGACGTCAATGAGCTGGCCTGGCTGAGTCCACCGCCGGACAGTGCGGTGCAACGTGCCCGGGCGCTGTTGCAACGGCTGGAGCTGGTGGCGGCGGATGGCCGCATCACCGCGCTGGGCCAGAGGGTGCATCGACTCGGGGCTGATCCGCGACTGGGCCACATGCTGGTGAAAGCCGCGGCCTGGGAAACCGACTCGAAGGAGCCGGGCCTGTTGCGGCTGGCCTGCGATCTGGCCGCCTTACTGGAGGAGGGTGACCCGCTGCGTGGCCGTCAGGTGGGCGCCGATCTGGGCCGCCGACTGGACGCGGCCCGCTCCGGTCGCTATCGCCAGATGGCGGACAAGTGGTGGCGCCAGTTGGGTCAGGGCCACGCCAGCAAACCCGCTCACCACAGTGAAGCGGGCTGGTTGCTGGCGCTGGCCTATCCTGACCGCATCGCCCAGGGGCGGGGCGGCAGCGGACATCGCTTCCTGCTGTCCGGGGGCGCGGGCGCCACGCTGGAGGAGTCCGACCCGCTCTGCGCCGAGCCCTATCTGGTGGTGGCCAGCCTGAATGAGCGGGCCGGTCAGGGCGATGCCCGCATTCACCTGGCGGCAGCGCTCAATCTGGACGCTCTGAAAGCGGTGCAACCGGGGCTGTTTGAGACGGTTCGCCACGCCGGCCTGGACAGCGCCAGCGGTGCCCTGAAGGCGGAGCGCCAGACCCGCATTGGGGCCCTGGTGGTGGGTCGAGAGCGATTGTCGGACCTGACCGAGGCGGATTATCGCCTGGCGCTGCTGGATCATCTGCGGCGCAAAGGGCTGGAAGCGTTGCCTTGGAGCGACCGAGCCCGTACCCTGCAGGCCCGCGTGGCATTGGCCGCGCAAACTCTGACCACCGAATCCTGGCCGGATCTGAGCGACAGCGCGCTGTTGGCGGGGTTGGAGCAGTGGCTGGGCCCCTACCTGTCGGGCCTGACCAAGACCGGCCAGCTCAAGCAGCTGGACCTCTACCAGATCCTGCTGGACCAGGTGCCGTGGCAGGCTCAATCGCTGTTGAACAGTGAGCTGCCTGAGCGGCTGACCGTGCCCACCGGCAGCGCCCTGGCGTTGCATTACCACAGTGGCGGCGTCAAGCTGGCGGTTCGGGTGCAGGAGATGTATGGCCAGAGCGACACCCCGCGGCTGGCACGTGGTGCTTTGCCGGTGACCCTGGAGTTGTTGTCACCGGCACAGCGGCCCATCCAGATCACCCAGGACCTGGCCGGGTTCTGGGCTGGAGCCTGGAGTGAAGTAAAGAAAGAGATGAAGGGACGCTATCCCAAGCATTTGTGGCCGGACGATCCGGCCAATACGGCGCCGACCCGCAAGACCAAGCGGCACCTGACGTAA
- the thpR gene encoding RNA 2',3'-cyclic phosphodiesterase — MAERLFFSVPLSRISQLELIRLQARLGAEMSGPARVVPAANFHLTLAFLGSVSQQQKAALLARWESLVVPEVSLELDQLAYWHRAGVICATTSRTPMALGQLAHRMRQDAAEHGLHRSHAPFRPHVSLFRSVSQLSRELPAITPVPLHINEVDLMVSVFEPHGVEYHSVRRWGGAGSLSPGNEPR, encoded by the coding sequence ATGGCGGAGCGACTCTTTTTCTCCGTCCCGCTAAGCCGCATCAGCCAACTGGAGCTGATCCGCCTGCAGGCCCGACTGGGCGCCGAGATGAGCGGCCCGGCCCGGGTGGTGCCCGCCGCCAATTTTCACCTGACCCTGGCCTTTCTGGGCTCGGTCAGCCAACAACAGAAAGCGGCCCTGCTGGCGCGCTGGGAATCACTGGTGGTGCCGGAGGTGTCTCTGGAGCTGGACCAACTGGCCTACTGGCACCGGGCCGGAGTGATCTGCGCCACCACCAGCCGCACCCCGATGGCGCTGGGACAACTGGCCCATCGTATGCGTCAGGACGCAGCCGAACACGGCCTGCATCGCAGCCATGCGCCGTTCCGGCCCCACGTCAGCCTGTTTCGCAGCGTCAGTCAGTTAAGCCGGGAGTTGCCCGCCATCACGCCGGTGCCGCTGCACATTAATGAGGTGGACCTGATGGTGTCGGTGTTTGAGCCGCACGGGGTGGAATACCACAGCGTGCGGCGCTGGGGTGGCGCCGGGAGCCTCAGCCCCGGTAATGAGCCGCGGTAA
- a CDS encoding DM13 domain-containing protein has product MNLRKPLLLLISHALVALAGFAGGIYALPILTAPEAPEASALAAVAAKAEYRGEFVRDLADSDALHWGEGIVTLGNGAIALEGKLAPGPDYQLYLSPEFVETEADFNRLKAQMVRVGAVKTFDNFLLALPAEIDPAGYTSVIIWCESFGQFITAAHYRG; this is encoded by the coding sequence ATGAACCTCAGGAAGCCCCTGCTGTTACTGATCAGCCACGCCTTGGTGGCGCTGGCCGGTTTTGCCGGAGGGATCTACGCCCTGCCCATTTTGACTGCACCGGAAGCGCCTGAGGCCAGCGCTTTGGCGGCGGTGGCCGCCAAAGCGGAGTATCGCGGCGAGTTCGTTCGTGATCTGGCCGACAGCGATGCCCTGCACTGGGGGGAGGGCATCGTCACCCTGGGCAACGGTGCCATCGCGCTGGAGGGCAAGCTGGCCCCGGGCCCGGATTACCAGTTGTACCTGTCACCGGAGTTTGTCGAAACCGAGGCGGACTTTAACCGGTTGAAGGCACAGATGGTGCGGGTGGGGGCGGTGAAAACCTTTGATAACTTCCTGCTGGCGCTGCCCGCAGAGATCGACCCGGCCGGCTACACCAGCGTCATCATCTGGTGCGAGTCCTTCGGCCAGTTTATTACCGCGGCTCATTACCGGGGCTGA
- the pepB gene encoding aminopeptidase PepB, which translates to MTDRIIVVLDNQPAPAAWGNAKVSFQGNTARIHLGEGDLYRQVQAAARQITAQGIQSVTLQGEEWDPVLQWRFACGFGTAKVPGEIEWASHDDQLEPQRDAQLWLKDLTNATPEALSPEVLADEVAERLSGLAPDHITSRRIVGDALLAAGWVGVHGVGRGSERPPVLLELDYNPTGQHDAPVSVALVGKGITFDSGGYSIKPSAGMVAMKCDMGGAATVAAALKLAIRRGLDKRVKLYLCCAENLISGHAYKLGDILHYKNGTSVEIVNTDAEGRLVLADGLIAANESGAERIIDAATLTGAAAVALGDDYNALFSLDDEAAEDALDAAAEVDEGLWRLPLEPFHADKCPSPFADTANSRAVKGGGTGGASNAAGFLSRFAGTPPKGWLHFDLAGSYADSDNGQHATGATGMGMLTIANLLLKA; encoded by the coding sequence ATGACTGATCGCATTATCGTGGTGTTGGACAACCAGCCGGCTCCGGCCGCATGGGGTAACGCCAAAGTCAGTTTTCAGGGCAACACCGCCCGTATCCATCTGGGTGAGGGCGACCTCTACCGCCAGGTGCAGGCGGCGGCCCGTCAAATCACTGCCCAGGGCATCCAGTCTGTCACCCTGCAGGGTGAAGAGTGGGACCCGGTGCTGCAGTGGCGCTTTGCTTGTGGCTTTGGCACCGCCAAGGTGCCCGGCGAGATCGAGTGGGCTTCCCACGACGATCAGCTCGAGCCTCAGCGCGATGCCCAGCTGTGGCTGAAAGACCTGACCAACGCCACCCCGGAAGCCCTGAGCCCGGAAGTGCTGGCCGATGAGGTGGCGGAGCGCCTGTCTGGGCTGGCGCCGGACCACATCACCTCCCGCCGGATCGTGGGCGATGCCCTGCTGGCTGCCGGTTGGGTGGGCGTGCACGGTGTGGGCCGCGGCTCTGAGCGTCCGCCGGTGCTGCTGGAGCTGGACTACAACCCGACTGGCCAGCATGACGCGCCGGTCAGCGTGGCGCTGGTGGGTAAAGGCATCACCTTTGATTCCGGCGGCTACAGCATCAAGCCAAGCGCCGGCATGGTGGCGATGAAGTGCGACATGGGTGGCGCGGCCACCGTGGCGGCGGCGCTGAAGCTGGCGATCCGTCGTGGCCTGGACAAGCGCGTGAAGCTCTACCTGTGCTGCGCCGAGAACCTGATCTCCGGCCACGCCTACAAGCTGGGCGACATCCTGCATTATAAGAACGGCACCAGTGTTGAGATCGTCAACACCGATGCCGAGGGGCGCCTGGTGCTGGCCGATGGCCTGATCGCCGCCAACGAGTCCGGTGCGGAGCGCATCATCGATGCGGCCACCCTGACCGGTGCCGCTGCCGTGGCTCTGGGTGACGACTACAACGCCCTGTTCAGCCTCGATGATGAAGCCGCGGAAGACGCGCTGGATGCCGCCGCCGAGGTGGACGAAGGCCTGTGGCGCCTGCCGCTGGAGCCGTTCCACGCCGACAAGTGCCCCTCTCCCTTTGCGGATACCGCCAACAGCCGTGCGGTAAAAGGTGGCGGCACCGGTGGCGCGTCCAACGCCGCGGGCTTCCTGAGTCGCTTTGCCGGCACGCCGCCGAAGGGCTGGTTGCACTTTGACCTGGCCGGCAGCTACGCCGACAGTGACAATGGCCAGCACGCCACCGGCGCCACCGGCATGGGAATGCTGACCATCGCCAACCTGCTGCTGAAAGCCTGA
- the yfcC gene encoding putative basic amino acid antiporter YfcC, whose product MPDTLILIFGVALLALALTYIIPAGSFQTEEIHYTVEGVEKTRTVVDPDSFQYALDENGEVLYNKVGLFEGGGGVGFLNFPFEGLVSGSKWGSAIGVIMFMLVIGGAFGVVMRTGTIDTGILRLIDKTRGNEALFIPVMFTLFSLGGAVFGMGEEAVAFAIIIAPLMIRLGYDGVTTVMVTYVATQVGFGASWMNPFSVAVAQGIAGVPVLSGAEYRIALWVGFTLVGILFTMWYARGVKADPTRSYSFHTDKHFRDQPMGDLASSRWGLGDTLVLLTVIATMVWVIWGVVVNAWYIPEIASQFFTMGLVAGLIGVFFRLNNMTMNDVASSFKEGAAIMLPAALLVGCAKGILLLLGGGEATEPTVLNSILNSAGNTIGGMPEVLSAWFMLLFQSVFNFFVTSGSGQAALTMPLMAPLADLVGVTRQVAVLAFQLGDGFTNVIVPTSAPLMATLGVCRVDWGDWARFAWRFMLLLFVLASVAVVGAHLFGYA is encoded by the coding sequence ATGCCAGATACCCTTATCCTGATCTTCGGTGTGGCGCTGTTGGCGCTGGCTCTGACCTACATCATCCCGGCCGGCAGCTTCCAGACTGAAGAGATCCACTACACGGTGGAAGGGGTGGAAAAAACCCGCACTGTGGTGGATCCGGACTCGTTCCAGTATGCGCTGGATGAGAACGGTGAGGTGCTCTACAACAAAGTCGGCCTGTTTGAAGGCGGCGGCGGGGTAGGCTTCCTCAACTTCCCGTTCGAAGGGCTGGTCTCCGGCTCCAAGTGGGGCAGTGCCATTGGCGTCATCATGTTTATGCTGGTGATTGGCGGTGCGTTTGGTGTGGTGATGCGCACCGGCACCATCGACACCGGCATTTTGCGTCTTATCGACAAGACCCGCGGTAACGAAGCACTGTTTATCCCGGTGATGTTCACCCTGTTCTCACTGGGTGGGGCCGTATTTGGTATGGGTGAGGAGGCGGTGGCGTTTGCCATTATTATCGCGCCGCTGATGATCCGCCTGGGCTACGACGGCGTCACCACCGTGATGGTGACCTACGTGGCCACCCAGGTGGGTTTCGGCGCCTCCTGGATGAACCCCTTCTCCGTGGCCGTGGCTCAGGGCATCGCTGGCGTACCGGTGCTGTCCGGTGCCGAATACCGCATCGCCCTGTGGGTGGGCTTCACTCTGGTGGGCATCCTGTTCACCATGTGGTACGCCCGTGGCGTCAAAGCCGACCCGACCCGCTCCTACAGCTTCCACACCGACAAACACTTCCGCGACCAGCCGATGGGCGACCTGGCCTCCAGCCGCTGGGGCCTGGGCGATACTCTCGTACTGCTGACCGTGATTGCCACCATGGTGTGGGTGATCTGGGGCGTGGTAGTGAACGCCTGGTACATCCCGGAGATCGCTTCCCAGTTCTTCACCATGGGCCTGGTGGCCGGTCTGATTGGGGTGTTCTTCCGCCTCAACAACATGACCATGAACGACGTCGCCTCCTCCTTTAAAGAGGGCGCCGCCATCATGCTGCCAGCCGCGCTGCTGGTGGGTTGTGCCAAGGGTATCCTGCTGCTGCTGGGCGGTGGCGAAGCCACCGAGCCGACCGTACTGAACTCCATCCTGAACAGCGCCGGCAACACCATTGGTGGCATGCCGGAAGTGCTGTCAGCCTGGTTTATGCTGCTGTTCCAGTCGGTGTTCAACTTCTTTGTGACCTCCGGCTCCGGCCAGGCGGCACTGACCATGCCGCTGATGGCGCCGCTGGCCGACCTGGTGGGCGTCACCCGTCAGGTGGCGGTACTGGCGTTCCAGCTGGGTGATGGCTTTACCAACGTGATCGTGCCGACGTCTGCCCCGCTGATGGCCACCCTTGGGGTTTGCCGGGTAGACTGGGGCGACTGGGCTCGCTTCGCCTGGCGCTTTATGTTGCTGCTGTTTGTCCTGGCCAGCGTTGCCGTGGTGGGTGCCCACCTGTTTGGCTACGCCTGA
- a CDS encoding 3'-5' exonuclease, translating to MGKRILCIDTELTCWDDPAYQKAQTLEIIQFGLAEIDIERFCVSRTGSYYITNVRHPVSKFCYQLTGISQSTLDKRGMPLAQAAELLTTKWGVGQRWNGLVSWGDERSWMAPDFAAKGVDYPFHNGLLNLADYYRFNFCSHRRERASLTSAAIRYGVEVAQPQHNAEADALTLANLVMAMIRAGDLYPALCPDDEQ from the coding sequence ATGGGTAAGCGCATTCTCTGTATTGATACCGAACTGACCTGCTGGGATGACCCGGCATACCAGAAGGCGCAAACCTTGGAGATCATCCAGTTTGGCCTGGCGGAGATCGACATTGAGCGGTTCTGTGTCAGCCGCACCGGCAGCTACTACATCACCAACGTACGCCATCCCGTCAGCAAATTTTGCTACCAGTTGACCGGCATCAGCCAGAGCACCCTGGATAAGCGTGGCATGCCATTGGCGCAGGCGGCGGAGCTGCTGACCACCAAGTGGGGCGTTGGCCAGCGCTGGAATGGCCTGGTCAGCTGGGGCGATGAGCGTTCCTGGATGGCGCCGGATTTTGCTGCCAAAGGGGTGGACTACCCCTTCCATAACGGCCTGCTTAACCTGGCCGATTACTACCGATTTAACTTCTGTTCGCACCGCCGGGAGCGGGCTTCACTGACCAGCGCGGCCATTCGTTACGGCGTGGAAGTGGCCCAGCCACAACACAACGCGGAAGCCGACGCCCTGACCCTGGCTAATCTGGTGATGGCGATGATTCGGGCCGGTGACCTGTACCCGGCCCTGTGCCCGGACGACGAACAGTAA